The following coding sequences are from one Clostridioides difficile ATCC 9689 = DSM 1296 window:
- the glgA gene encoding glycogen synthase GlgA, with translation MKVFYVTAECWPFAKTGGLGDVSYALPKELKKEGVDVRVIMPKYSTIPSYLKDQLKEIAVFSVRVGWRNQYCGLLEMELDGVKFYFIDNEFYFRREDERKSIYGYGDDAERYTFFTDAVLEAISRIDFYPDVIHINDWHTGMLPLILKERYATLEGYKNIKTMYTIHNLQYQGVFDKHVLYDILDLPQKYFDNGDIEYYGSINFMKAGINFADKIITVSPTYANEIQTSFYGEQLDGLLRKESGKLKGILNGIDYDLNDPAKDKDIFVHYDVDSIDKKVENKLRLQDILGLKKDSSIPLIGIVSRLVSQKGFDLIAYMMPELMREDLQIVVLGTGEHQYQSMFNYYDSNFSDKVSARITFNASLAQQIYAASDMFLMPSLFEPCGIGQMLAMRYGSLPIVRETGGLRDTVTPYNKFTGEGNGFSFKNYNAHEMFFCLKNAIKVFKDKEKWIKLVENAMKTDNSWKKSAKEYIETYRDICD, from the coding sequence ATGAAGGTTTTTTATGTAACAGCAGAGTGTTGGCCCTTTGCAAAAACTGGAGGATTAGGAGATGTTTCTTATGCATTGCCTAAAGAATTAAAAAAAGAAGGTGTAGATGTAAGGGTAATAATGCCCAAATATTCAACTATACCAAGTTATTTAAAAGATCAACTAAAAGAAATAGCTGTGTTTAGTGTACGTGTTGGATGGAGAAATCAATACTGTGGTCTTTTAGAAATGGAATTAGATGGTGTAAAATTTTACTTTATAGATAATGAATTTTATTTTAGAAGAGAAGATGAAAGAAAGAGTATCTATGGATATGGAGATGATGCAGAAAGATATACTTTCTTTACAGATGCAGTTTTAGAAGCTATAAGTAGAATTGATTTTTATCCAGATGTAATACATATAAATGATTGGCATACAGGGATGTTACCATTAATTCTAAAAGAAAGATATGCAACCCTTGAGGGGTATAAAAATATAAAAACTATGTATACTATACATAATCTCCAATATCAAGGTGTATTTGATAAGCATGTTTTATATGATATATTGGATTTACCACAAAAATACTTTGATAATGGAGATATAGAGTATTATGGCTCAATAAATTTTATGAAAGCTGGTATAAATTTTGCAGATAAAATTATAACTGTTAGCCCTACTTATGCAAATGAAATACAAACATCTTTTTATGGCGAACAATTAGATGGATTACTTAGAAAAGAGTCAGGAAAATTAAAAGGTATATTAAATGGTATAGATTATGATTTAAATGACCCTGCAAAAGATAAAGATATATTTGTTCATTATGATGTAGACTCAATTGACAAAAAAGTAGAAAATAAATTGAGATTACAAGATATATTGGGACTAAAAAAAGATTCATCTATTCCGTTGATAGGTATAGTTTCGAGATTAGTTTCTCAAAAAGGATTTGATTTAATAGCATACATGATGCCAGAACTTATGAGAGAAGATTTACAGATTGTCGTTTTAGGAACTGGAGAACATCAATATCAATCAATGTTCAACTATTACGATTCTAATTTTTCAGATAAAGTATCAGCTAGAATTACTTTTAATGCATCATTGGCTCAACAGATATATGCTGCAAGTGATATGTTCTTAATGCCATCATTATTTGAGCCTTGTGGTATAGGTCAAATGTTAGCTATGAGATATGGTTCTTTACCAATAGTTAGAGAGACTGGAGGGCTTAGAGATACAGTAACACCTTATAATAAATTTACTGGAGAAGGCAATGGATTTAGTTTTAAAAATTACAATGCTCATGAGATGTTTTTCTGTTTGAAAAATGCAATCAAAGTATTTAAGGACAAAGAAAAATGGATTAAATTAGTTGAAAATGCAATGAAAACAGATAATAGTTGGAAAAAATCAGCTAAGGAGTATATAGAAACATATAGAGACATATGTGATTAA
- a CDS encoding glycogen/starch/alpha-glucan phosphorylase yields the protein MVTISKKKFKQKFEVKMYSLYAQSIKEATDEQLLNVLCSLLKDEIAKKWVATKLDKKKEVYYFSLEFLIGRQLKSNLLNLNIEEEVREGLSELGINLDDLIEAEVDPALGNGGLGRLAACFLDSMASLNISGQGYGIRYKYGLFEQKFVNGYQVEVPDNWLTEGRYAWETVRPNEATMVKFGGEVELIKEGSHLKVIHKNYLPVMAMPYDIPIIGYQNQCINTLRLFKSEIPKRDFGELTSNALNYSGSYEEALKHKYYTEEISQVLYPDDSNYAGKLLRLKQEYFFVSAGIQDIIRKYKKNKLNINNLFDKVAIHINDTHPTLCIPELMRILLDEENLSWDEAWEITKKTVSYTNHTIMSEAMEKWPVSMIKELLPRIYMIIEEINRRYVEELNNKGYEQDRIKRMSIIDCDNINMANLCIVTSHSVNGVAKLHTHILETEVLKDFYQDEPNKFNNKTNGIAHRRWLISSNPQLSNLITDLIGDSWKKDTLQLKNIEKFKNDSSVLQRLDDIKYNNKANLAKFIKDKYDLNVDPSSIFDVQVKRLHAYKRQLLNIFNVLHMYHELLDNPNLNLDPRTFIFGAKAAPGYYLAKCIIKFINSVASTINNDVRVKDKLKVVFLENYGVSLAEIIIPAANVSEQISTTTKEASGTSNMKFMMNGAITLATLDGANVEICEQVGKENMFLFGLSAEQVLNYNKYGGYSSLDLYHSNMDIKRVVDDLINGFIPNLGEEGRSIYNSLTTYNDEYFVLRDFENYGQAQADINRLYRDKEKWNKMSLVNIANSGFFSSDRTISEYAKDIWFKRV from the coding sequence TTGGTAACAATAAGCAAAAAGAAATTCAAGCAAAAATTTGAAGTAAAAATGTATAGCTTATATGCACAATCTATCAAGGAAGCTACTGATGAACAATTGTTAAATGTATTATGTAGTCTATTGAAAGATGAGATAGCAAAAAAATGGGTTGCTACAAAGTTAGATAAGAAAAAAGAAGTTTATTATTTTAGTTTAGAATTTTTAATAGGGAGACAGTTAAAATCTAATTTATTAAATTTAAATATTGAAGAAGAAGTTAGAGAAGGTCTATCTGAATTAGGAATCAACTTGGATGATTTAATTGAAGCTGAAGTAGACCCAGCCTTAGGAAATGGTGGACTTGGTAGATTAGCAGCTTGCTTTTTAGATTCTATGGCATCTTTGAACATAAGTGGTCAAGGATATGGAATAAGGTATAAATATGGTCTGTTTGAACAAAAATTTGTAAATGGTTATCAGGTAGAAGTGCCTGATAACTGGCTTACAGAAGGACGATATGCATGGGAAACTGTAAGACCAAATGAAGCAACAATGGTGAAGTTTGGTGGTGAGGTAGAATTAATCAAGGAAGGTAGTCATTTAAAAGTAATTCATAAAAACTACCTTCCTGTAATGGCAATGCCTTATGATATACCAATAATCGGATACCAAAACCAATGTATAAATACTTTAAGATTGTTTAAGAGTGAAATACCAAAGAGAGATTTTGGTGAACTTACTTCAAATGCTCTAAATTATTCTGGTAGCTATGAAGAGGCTTTAAAACATAAGTATTATACTGAGGAAATATCACAGGTATTATATCCTGATGATTCAAATTATGCAGGTAAGTTGTTGAGGTTGAAACAAGAATACTTTTTTGTAAGTGCAGGGATACAAGATATAATAAGAAAATATAAAAAGAACAAATTAAATATTAATAATTTATTCGATAAGGTAGCAATTCATATAAATGATACACATCCTACCTTATGCATACCAGAACTTATGAGAATTTTGCTTGATGAAGAAAATTTATCTTGGGATGAAGCATGGGAAATAACTAAAAAAACAGTGTCCTATACTAATCATACTATAATGTCAGAAGCAATGGAAAAATGGCCTGTAAGTATGATTAAAGAACTATTACCAAGAATTTATATGATAATAGAAGAAATAAATAGAAGATATGTAGAGGAATTAAATAATAAAGGATATGAGCAGGATAGAATAAAAAGAATGAGTATAATAGACTGTGACAATATCAATATGGCAAACTTATGTATTGTCACAAGTCATAGTGTAAATGGAGTTGCTAAGCTTCATACTCATATTCTTGAAACAGAGGTATTAAAAGATTTCTATCAAGATGAACCAAATAAATTTAATAATAAGACTAATGGAATTGCACATAGGCGATGGCTTATAAGTTCAAATCCTCAACTTAGCAATTTAATTACAGATTTAATTGGTGATTCATGGAAGAAAGATACATTACAATTAAAAAATATTGAAAAATTTAAAAATGATTCCTCTGTTTTACAAAGACTTGATGATATAAAATACAATAATAAAGCAAATCTAGCAAAGTTTATAAAAGATAAATACGATTTAAATGTAGACCCAAGTTCGATATTTGATGTTCAAGTTAAGAGATTGCATGCGTATAAAAGACAGTTACTGAATATATTTAATGTACTTCATATGTATCATGAATTACTTGATAATCCTAATTTGAATCTTGACCCAAGAACTTTTATATTTGGCGCAAAAGCAGCACCAGGATATTATTTGGCTAAATGTATAATTAAATTTATAAATTCTGTTGCAAGTACTATAAATAATGATGTTAGAGTAAAGGACAAGTTAAAAGTAGTATTTTTAGAGAATTATGGAGTATCATTAGCAGAAATAATAATACCAGCAGCAAATGTTAGTGAGCAAATTTCAACTACAACTAAGGAAGCATCTGGAACAAGTAATATGAAGTTTATGATGAATGGTGCTATAACTTTGGCTACACTTGACGGTGCAAATGTAGAGATATGTGAACAGGTTGGTAAAGAAAATATGTTTTTATTTGGACTTAGTGCAGAACAAGTACTAAATTATAATAAATATGGTGGATATTCTTCACTTGACCTATATCATTCTAATATGGATATAAAAAGGGTAGTAGATGATTTAATAAATGGATTTATTCCTAATCTTGGCGAAGAAGGAAGAAGTATTTATAATTCACTCACTACTTACAATGATGAGTATTTTGTATTGAGAGATTTTGAAAATTATGGTCAAGCTCAAGCAGATATAAACAGGTTATATAGAGATAAAGAAAAATGGAATAAAATGTCTTTAGTTAATATAGCTAACTCTGGATTTTTTTCTTCTGATAGAACAATTTCTGAGTATGCAAAAGACATTTGGTTTAAAAGGGTGTGA
- a CDS encoding glycoside hydrolase family 13 protein: MQSVIEYNSWDKNFKAPFGALKFDEELTICVKVNEGYNIKSISLEINREEEMRTITLNEELDNDKLGKCFCGKIEKFDGTGVYFYYFKVDVEMDGQIKTLFYGKNRDNGYSCEYNYSDINKYQITVYKDFKVPTWYKEGILYHIFVDRFNNGNRSGKVDSPKKNSFIYGNWEDTPMYIKDSQGDVIRWDFHGGNLRGIINKLGYLKKLGVSILYLSPIFEASSNHKYDTGDYKKIDPMFGDEDTFKELIDKAKEKGISIVLDGVFSHTGADSKYFNMYGNYNSLGAYQSKESPYYSWYMFEEFPQKYKSWWDVKTLPNINELEHSYMDYIIYDNDSVINKWVNMGIKGWRLDVADELPTKFIRELKKELKKADDDSILIGEVWEDASNKISYGQRRSYLLGEELDSVMGYPFRNNMFSFLKGEINSYELCNRYMQIKENYPKESFRSNLNLIGTHDVTRAKTELNDDVDLVKLAVAIQMTFEGVPYIYYGDEAGLCGGVDPDNRRTYPWKNEDEDMLNFYRDVIKIRNKNKLLSSGNTEFIYTNNDSVFSFIRVNENNDRMLILVNRSENVESISLCIESSFIEEIPIKYSLKNANSTIQIENNELKVDLDSKSFRIFRVN; this comes from the coding sequence ATGCAAAGTGTAATAGAATATAACTCTTGGGATAAAAATTTTAAGGCTCCGTTTGGAGCTTTAAAATTTGATGAGGAATTGACCATTTGTGTTAAAGTAAATGAGGGATACAATATCAAGTCTATTTCCCTAGAAATAAATAGAGAAGAAGAAATGAGAACAATAACTTTAAATGAAGAATTAGATAATGATAAACTTGGAAAGTGCTTTTGTGGTAAGATTGAAAAGTTTGATGGTACAGGTGTTTATTTTTATTACTTTAAAGTTGATGTTGAAATGGATGGTCAGATAAAGACTTTATTTTATGGAAAAAACAGAGATAATGGATATTCTTGTGAATATAATTATAGTGATATTAATAAATATCAAATCACTGTTTATAAAGATTTTAAAGTACCAACATGGTACAAAGAAGGAATACTTTATCATATATTTGTAGATAGATTCAATAATGGAAATCGTAGTGGTAAGGTTGATAGTCCTAAAAAAAATAGTTTCATATATGGAAATTGGGAAGATACACCTATGTACATAAAGGATAGTCAAGGGGATGTTATAAGATGGGATTTCCATGGTGGAAATTTAAGAGGGATAATCAATAAACTTGGATATTTAAAAAAATTAGGTGTAAGTATACTATATCTAAGCCCTATATTTGAAGCCTCTAGTAATCATAAGTATGATACAGGTGACTATAAAAAAATTGACCCAATGTTTGGGGATGAAGATACATTTAAAGAACTTATTGATAAAGCAAAAGAAAAAGGTATATCAATAGTATTAGATGGAGTTTTTAGTCATACTGGAGCAGATAGTAAATATTTTAATATGTATGGAAACTATAATAGTTTAGGGGCATATCAATCTAAAGAATCTCCATATTATTCATGGTATATGTTTGAAGAATTTCCTCAAAAATATAAAAGTTGGTGGGATGTTAAGACATTGCCAAATATAAATGAATTAGAACATAGCTATATGGATTATATAATATATGACAATGATAGCGTTATAAATAAATGGGTAAATATGGGTATTAAGGGCTGGAGACTAGATGTTGCAGACGAATTACCAACTAAGTTTATAAGAGAGTTAAAAAAGGAATTAAAAAAGGCAGATGATGACTCAATTCTTATAGGTGAAGTATGGGAAGATGCATCAAATAAGATTAGCTATGGTCAGAGAAGAAGTTATTTATTAGGTGAAGAATTAGATTCTGTTATGGGTTATCCTTTTAGAAATAACATGTTTTCTTTCTTAAAAGGAGAAATTAATTCATATGAACTTTGTAATAGATATATGCAGATTAAAGAAAATTATCCAAAAGAATCATTTAGGTCTAATTTAAATTTAATTGGAACACATGATGTTACAAGAGCTAAAACGGAATTAAATGATGATGTAGATTTAGTGAAGCTTGCTGTAGCTATACAGATGACATTTGAAGGAGTACCATATATATATTATGGAGATGAAGCAGGTCTTTGTGGAGGTGTTGACCCAGATAATAGAAGAACTTATCCATGGAAAAATGAAGACGAAGATATGCTTAATTTTTATAGAGATGTTATAAAAATTAGAAATAAGAATAAACTTTTAAGTTCTGGAAATACAGAATTTATATATACTAATAATGATTCTGTATTTTCTTTTATTAGAGTTAATGAAAATAATGATAGAATGTTAATTTTAGTAAATAGAAGTGAAAATGTGGAAAGTATATCATTATGTATAGAGAGTAGTTTTATTGAGGAAATACCTATAAAGTATAGTCTTAAAAATGCAAATAGTACTATACAAATTGAAAATAATGAGTTGAAAGTAGATTTAGACTCTAAATCATTTAGAATTTTTAGAGTAAATTAA
- a CDS encoding GntR family transcriptional regulator → MKVDPLTTQVYDYISKKIQNGEYEANQRITESEICKSIGVSRTPAREALTRLAGENLLEKIPNKGFVVKEFQEKEKLDTYSVIGVLDALAGSSALQNLTESDLVKMEELTEMMAVSIKYKNYNSYLKLSNEFHDIYITKSDNQVLVNLLNSLRYNFMSKSYTSDNEDELYKMLTYSNNQHIEVVKSMRENDLENVERVLREHWKTIPMEEMKKEKLL, encoded by the coding sequence ATGAAGGTAGATCCACTTACAACTCAAGTATATGACTATATATCAAAGAAAATCCAAAATGGAGAATATGAAGCTAATCAGAGAATTACTGAATCTGAGATTTGTAAATCTATCGGAGTTAGTAGAACACCAGCGAGAGAAGCATTAACTAGGTTAGCAGGTGAAAATTTACTAGAAAAAATACCTAATAAGGGATTTGTAGTAAAAGAATTTCAGGAAAAGGAGAAATTAGACACCTATTCCGTAATTGGAGTATTGGATGCGTTAGCCGGTTCTTCAGCATTACAAAATTTAACTGAATCAGACCTAGTAAAAATGGAAGAATTAACGGAAATGATGGCGGTCTCTATAAAGTATAAAAATTACAATAGCTATTTAAAATTAAGTAATGAATTTCACGATATATACATAACTAAATCAGATAATCAGGTGTTAGTAAATCTATTGAACTCTTTAAGATATAATTTTATGTCAAAGTCATATACTAGTGATAATGAAGATGAGTTATATAAAATGTTGACATACAGCAATAATCAACATATTGAAGTAGTAAAATCTATGAGGGAGAATGATTTAGAAAATGTTGAAAGAGTTTTGAGAGAACATTGGAAAACGATACCTATGGAAGAGATGAAAAAAGAGAAGCTTTTATAA